The following coding sequences are from one Lathamus discolor isolate bLatDis1 chromosome 10, bLatDis1.hap1, whole genome shotgun sequence window:
- the LOC136019934 gene encoding ADP-ribosylation factor-like protein 3 isoform X1 has product MGDVQKDSPSTPHPQGLLSVIQRLKGSPEQELRIVLLGLDNAGKTTLLKRLASEEVSTITPTQGFNIKSVHSHGLKLNVWDIGGQRSIRPYWRKYLGSTDLLIYVIDSADQKRFEETGQELAELTEEEALTGVPLLVFANKQDLVTAAPAAEIAEGLSLHTYRDREWQIQACSALSGEGVQDGMNWISSQIMNRKK; this is encoded by the exons ATGGGTGATGTGCAGAAG GactcacccagcaccccacaCCCCCAGGGGCTGCTCTCCGTCATCCAGAGGCTGAAAGGATCCCCGGAGCAGGAGCTCCGCATcgtgctgctggggctggacaACGCGGGGAAGACCACGCTGCTGAAACGCCTGGCGTCTGAAGAGGTCAGCACCATCACACCCACCCAG GGCTTCAACATAAAGAGCGTCCACTCGCACGGCCTCAAGCTAAATGTGTGGGATATCGGGGGGCAGCGCTCCATCCGCCCGTACTGGAGGAAGTATCTGGGCAGCACAGACCTGCTG ATTTATGTCATTGACAGCGCAGACCAGAAGCGTTTTGAAGAGACAGGACAG gagctggcagagctcaCTGAGGAGGAGGCCCTCACAGGAGTCCCGCTGCTGGTGTTCGCCAACAAGCAGGACCTAGTGACTGCTGCACCCGCAGCTGAAATCGCAGAAGGGCTGAGCCTCCACACCTACCGGGACCGGGAATGGCAGATCCAGGCCTGCTCAGCCTTGTCTGGGGAAGGAGTGCAG gaTGGGATGAACTGGATTTCCAGCCAGATCATGAATAGGAAGAAGTGA
- the LOC136019934 gene encoding ADP-ribosylation factor-like protein 3 isoform X2 gives MGDVQKGLLSVIQRLKGSPEQELRIVLLGLDNAGKTTLLKRLASEEVSTITPTQGFNIKSVHSHGLKLNVWDIGGQRSIRPYWRKYLGSTDLLIYVIDSADQKRFEETGQELAELTEEEALTGVPLLVFANKQDLVTAAPAAEIAEGLSLHTYRDREWQIQACSALSGEGVQDGMNWISSQIMNRKK, from the exons ATGGGTGATGTGCAGAAG GGGCTGCTCTCCGTCATCCAGAGGCTGAAAGGATCCCCGGAGCAGGAGCTCCGCATcgtgctgctggggctggacaACGCGGGGAAGACCACGCTGCTGAAACGCCTGGCGTCTGAAGAGGTCAGCACCATCACACCCACCCAG GGCTTCAACATAAAGAGCGTCCACTCGCACGGCCTCAAGCTAAATGTGTGGGATATCGGGGGGCAGCGCTCCATCCGCCCGTACTGGAGGAAGTATCTGGGCAGCACAGACCTGCTG ATTTATGTCATTGACAGCGCAGACCAGAAGCGTTTTGAAGAGACAGGACAG gagctggcagagctcaCTGAGGAGGAGGCCCTCACAGGAGTCCCGCTGCTGGTGTTCGCCAACAAGCAGGACCTAGTGACTGCTGCACCCGCAGCTGAAATCGCAGAAGGGCTGAGCCTCCACACCTACCGGGACCGGGAATGGCAGATCCAGGCCTGCTCAGCCTTGTCTGGGGAAGGAGTGCAG gaTGGGATGAACTGGATTTCCAGCCAGATCATGAATAGGAAGAAGTGA